The sequence TTATCAGGACTTTGCTTTTGATGTAAAAGATATAGATTTTATTCTTCTGACTCATGCACATATAGACCACAGTGGAAGGATTCCTCTGCTATATAAAAGAGGGTACAGGAAAAGGATTTATGCTACAAAAGGCACAGTGGATTTATGCAAGTACATGCTTCCGGACAGCGGGCACATACAAGAGATGGAAAATGAATGGAAGAATAGGAAGAGGCAAAGGGCAGGTAAACCCTTAAGAGAGCCGCTTTACACGGCGGATGAGGCAAAAGATTCTTTGAGCATTTTCTACGGGGTTGATTACGATGAATTGATTCAACCGTCATCGGATGTTAAGTTTAAGTTTAATGACGCGGGGCACATGCTTGGTTCATCGATTATTGAGGTATGGATAAGTGAAAACGGCAATGATATTAAAATCGTATTTTCTGGTGACCTCGGCAACAAGGGTACGCCTATATTGAGAGAACCGTCACTCATAAAAGACGCGGATTATGTTATATGTGAATCTACATACGGTGATAGACTTCATGAAAATATCGAAGATAGGTCCAAAAGACTTATGGAGATTATTATTCGCACCATAAAACGAGGGGGAAATGTCATAATACCTTCTTTTGCTGTTGGCAGGACGCAAGAACTCCTTTATGAGATCCATAAAAATAGTGGAAAGTATCAAAAAGAGATAGAATTTATAAACAATGTCCCTGTTTATGTGGACAGCCCCCTTGCTGTATCTGTTACAAATGTATTTAAAGATCATCTTGACTACTTTGATAGTGAAGCCCAGGAATACATTAAAAGAGGGGATTATCCACTTGACTTTCCAAACCTGCATTTTACTCATAGTACCGAAGAATCAAAGGCTTTAAACGATATTAAAACGCCTGTTATAATAATATCTGCCAGTGGAATGTGCGAGGCGGGGCGTATTAAGCACCATTTAAAACATAATTTATGGAAGCCAGAGAACACGATATTGTTTGTGGGATATCAGGCAAAGGGTACCCTTGGAAGAAAGCTATTGGAAGGTGAAAAGAACGTAAAAATATTCGGTGAAGATATTATGGTAAAAGCGGACATAGAGTATATTGAGAGTTTTTCCGGACATGCTGATCAGAAAGGAATAATGGATTGGCTTTCTGCATTTTCTGATAAGCCGAAGAAGATATTTATTGTACACGGGGAAGATGAAGCTCAGGCGGTTTTATCTGATAAAATCAAAAGTGAACTGGGCATAGAGACGATAATACCATCGAGATACGATACCTATGATTTCCAGAAAGATATACTTGTCAGCGTAGAACTTGACGATATAGAACAATTGAGCGTAGAAATTGAGAATAAAGTAGAGGAGATGAGATTAAGAAGCGAGAAGGTGCTAAATAAGCTGCAGGAGTTTATGGGCAAAAATAAAGCGGCGAAGAATTTAAATGATATTGTCAAAAACATAAATTCTGTAAATGAAAATTTAATGAGACTATATAGAGAACTATTGGAGTAGCATATAAAAAGACATGGGCTATTTATGGACTTAAGAGAAGAAGGGAGGATATGTATGAAGATCACCGTCATTGGAGCTGGAAGCTTTGTATTTGGGCCCACAGTTTTAAAGGATGCTATAATAAAAAATAGACTTGATGACTGCGAATTGGCTCTGGTGGATATCAATAAGGAACTGGTTGACCTTATGGCATCGGTAGGGAAGAGAATAGCGAGAGAAAATAATGTAAGCATCAAAATCACATCGACCACAAGAAGAGAAGAGGCACTGGAAGGAGCTGATTTTGTTATATCCTCTGCTGCAATACAAGGGATAAAACGATGGCTTATGGATTATGAAGTACTGAAAAAATATGGCTTAATGATCAGGCACGGGAATGCGGAGGGCTTGGAGGCCTTGTCAATACTTTTAGGGCAGTAACACTGGCGATGGATATTGCTAAAGACATGGAAAAGTATTGTCCCCATGCCCTGTTTCTTGATGTAGCCAATCCAATGCCAAGAGTCGTTACAGCTGTAAATGAGTACACAAAAATAAAGGCTTATGGATTTTGCAACATAGCATGGAGTGCACCAGATGGTTACAAATGGCTTGCGTCACTTATCAATAGAAATAAAGAGGATTTGGATGTCGTAACGGCAGGCCTTAATCATTTTGCCTGGCTTGTTTCAATTAAAGAAAAGAACACGGGAAAAGACCTTTACGACGAGGTGATAAATGCTATTGCAACAAGAGAAGGAAGAGAATTCAAAGTGATGAGGAAGTGGCTAAAGGAATATGGACTTGTGCCAATGGGAAGCGTTGATCATCACGGCGAATATTTGCCTTATGACAGCGATATTGAATACGCGACAAAACCGCCGTATCATGGAGATGAGAGGGAAAGGGCAGAGGCCCTGAAGAATTTAAAAGATGTTGCTGAAGGAAAAGTTCCTTATGATGTAGCATTTAAGATGCTGAGCTGGGAACATCCTGTTGATTTGGCTGTTGATATATTTAAGAAGAGAAACAAACACCATGATATGATAAATCTTCCGAACAAAGGATTTATTGAGGGCATACCTGATGGCAGAATAGTAGAGGTACCAGTGGATGTGATAGATGGTGATGTTATTGGGCAAAAGATACCTCCATTGCCACAGAGATTGACCCAAACCCTGAATATCATATCTGATGTTCATGAGTTATCAGCCAAGGCTGCGGTCTTTGGCGACATAAAACTGGCTGAAGAGGTAATAGAGCTGGATTTTGCTATACCGGATAAAGAAAAAGCAAAAAAAGCATTGCACGATATGATTAGGAATCATATTGATATTTTACCACAATTTACCTAAGAAGCTTCAATCATCAGGACTTATATGTAATACAAACTCTTGACACTGTCTTTGATTATTGTTATATTAAAGATAATAAAGACAAAAATTGAATATCGGTTTTAAGGGGAGCTGAGAGGGAAAAGCTCGGCTGAGAGTAGGCACTTAAAGATATCCCTGTGCCTTGACCCTTTGAACCTGATCCGGGTAATGCCGGCGAAGGGAGGAGAAAGAGAATCAAGCCTTTAATGCAAGCAATCCGGCATTAAAGGCTTTTTTGCTAGATGTAAGATTTGGCTAAAGTAAAAGCCAAGAATAAATAAGGCCGCCGGCAAGGGCGGTTTTTTCATTTTGACTTTTTGGAGGTGATGTGGATTGATAAAGGTTAATGACAAAGATATGAATTTTAATGGGACTGTAAAAGAGCTTTTGATTGCTTTGAACATTAATCAAAATTCATGTGTAGTGTTGGTAAATGATGATATTGTAAAAAGAGAGAATTTGGAGGACTTTTACCTAAAAGAAGGGGACCATGTTGAGATTGTCAGCTTTGTTGGTGGCGGTTAATAAAACTAAAGGTAATAATGTAAAGAGGTGAAAGGATATGTTTGAAATAGATGGGAAAATTTTAAAATCGAGACTTTTTGTTGGGACAGGGAAGCTTCCAGATTATTCACTCATTGAAAAGATGTATTATGAAGCAGGGATTGAGGTTTTTGCGGTTGCTGTAAGAAGGATAGGACCCAACACAAAGCATACGAAAAATGTATTGGAGTACATACCAAAAGATGCCATAATCATGGTAAATACTTCAGGTGCTATGAATCATAAAGAAGCTGTAAAGATTGCTCAGATAGGAAGGGAGCTGACATCGTCTGATTGGGTGAAGGTGGAGATTGAAAAGGATACAAAATACCTTTTACCTGATAATTACGAAACATTAAAGGCATGCGAAATACTTGTAAAAGAGGGGTTTAAGGTATTTCCATATATTTATCCAGACTTAAACATAGCAAAAGAACTTGAGCAGATTGGTGTTGAGGCGGTGATGCCGCTGGGTTCCCCCATTGGCACGAACAAAGGAATTGGTTGTGAGGTTTTGCTAAAGCCTATAATAAACGAGGTCAAAGTCCCTGTTATAATCGATGCTGGCATAGGAAGACCATCACACGCAGCACAAGCAATGGAACTGGGAGCTGATGCAGTTTTGATAAACACAGCAATTGCGACCTCTTCAGATCCTCTAAAAATGGCTATTGCGTTTTCAAAGGCGGTGGAAGCAGGAAGATCGGCATTTGAAATTGGGACTTTAAAGGAATATGAGTATGCTCAAGCGTCGTCACCACTTGATGATTTTATAAGAGGTGTTGAATGTGATTGAATATCTTCAAGAATGCCTAAAAATTTATTCTGAGTATGAAAATTATGAGCCAACCTTTTCGGAAGTGATGGATATTTTATCAAAAGAGTATTTGGATAGGCTTGATTTAGTAAAACTTTTAAATGTTGAGGATGAAAAGTTGATCAGATTTATGGCGCAAAAAGCCAAAAGGCTTACAGAAGCCAATTTTGGTAAGGTTATTTTGCTCTACGCACCTTTGTATATAGCAAATTATTGTGAAAATGGATGCCTGTATTGCGGTTTTTCTTGCCTTAAAAAGTATCCACGAGAAAAGTTGACGTTTCAAGAGATGCAGAACGAAATGAAGAAGATGAAAGACGAAGGTCTTGACTCTATAATAATCCTTACAGGTGAGGATAGGACAAACTCGTCTTTTGAATACATAAAAGAGGCTTGCAACCTTGCATTAAAGTATTTTTCAGAGGTTTCAATTGAGGTATACCCGCTTTTGGAAAAGGAGTATGAAGAACTAAGTCGATTAGGGGTTGTTGGGATAACAATTTATCAAGAAACATATCAAAAAGAAGACTATGAAAAACTTCATTTATTTGGGCCAAAAAAGGATTATGAGTTTAGATTATACACACCTGAAAGAGCTCTTAATGCGGGTTTCCATGAGGCTTGTGTCGGGCCTCTGTTGGGTCTTTCAAACCCGAAAAAAGATGCTTACTGTGCAATTTTGCACGCTGAATACCTGATGAACAGGTTCCCAAAGGCTGAGATTTCTATATCTTTTCCAAGATTTAGAGATGCCAATGTTGGTTTTAAACCAAGCTATATTGTATCAGATAAAGAATACATTAAGTTTTTACTTGTTTCAAGGATATATCTGCCAAGAGTTGGAATTGTCATTTCAACCAGGGAAAGAGCAGCTTTGCGTGATGCTTTAATGGATATTTGTATCACAAAAATGTCTGCAGGTTCTAAAACGACGGTTGGAGGGTATGCGGTTAAAAAAGAGGATGAACATGGCCAGTTTGAGATAGATGATGCACGATCTGTTTTTGAAATGGTGAACACCATAGCTAAAAAGGGCTTAAGAGCTGAGTTCACAAACTGGGTAAAAGGTGTAGGTTATGAGCTTATTTGAGGGCAAAAAGATTGTGGCAGCATCTGGTGTTGCAGGCTTTGGCGATTGTGAAAATATTAAAATAAAGCGCGGCAAGGATTTTTCTATAGTTGGCGATTTTTGCACCTCAATAAAAGAAAAAAGGCCTTATGCGCCAAAGGTAACGGCAGTTGCTGCAATACAGGCAGATGAGATTTTAAGGATGGTGAATAAGCTTGAGAAAGAATGAAAAACTCAAACTTTTTCAGGATTATAATATTTACGGAATCACAGCAGAGAAATTTTCAAAAGGCAGAAGTAATCTTGAGGTTGTAAGGGATATGCTTGAATCAGGTATAAAGATAATCCAGTATAGGGAAAAGTATAAAACTCTAAAAGAGAAATACTATGAGTGCTCAGAGATTCGTAGGCTAACTCGTGAATATGGCGCTCTTTTAATAGTGAACGATCATATAGACCTTTGCTTGATGGTAGAGGCAGATGGTGTTCACATAGGACAGAATGATTTTCCTCTAAAAGAGGTTGGAAAGCTTCTTGGCGATGAATATATCATAGGGGTTACAGCTCATACAAAAGACCAGATAAAAGAAGCAGAAAACTGCGGTGCAGACTATATCGGAGTTGGACCAATATTCCAAAGTTTTACAAAGGATAATCCACTGCCACCTATTGGACTTGATATTGTCAAGTGGTGTGCTCAAAATTCTAAAATTCCCTTTGTTGCTATAGGTGGTATAAAAGAGAATAACATTGTTGAGGTACTGGATATGGGAGCAAAATGTGTAGCTCTTGTGACAGAGATTGTTGGAGCAGATGATATTAAGGACAAAATTAGAAGGCTTCAGGATATAATGAGAACTAAAAGTAAAAATATTTAGATGTTTTAAAATAAATCAAAAGGAGTGAAAAAATATGAAAACACAGATGAGCTATGCAAAAGAGGGAATATTTACACGAGAGATGGAGCTTGCAATTCAAACCGAAGAGATAGATAAAAAAGAATTTTTACAAAAAGTTGCTGAGGGTAAGATTGTAATTCCAGCAAATAAGAACAGAAAAAGAGATAGATACTTTGCGATTGGCCAAGGGACATATGTAAAAATAAACGTCAACATTGGTGTATCTGAGAGCTGTCCTAGCTTTGATTATGAGATTCAAAAATTAGAGGTTGCAAAGAAGTTTGATGTTGAGTCTGTGATGGATTTATCAAGCGGAGTTGAGGCATCAACTTTTAGGAAAAGGCTGTTGAATGAATACGATTTTATAGTTGGTACAGTGCCTGTTTATCAGGTTGCATCAAAGCATCAAGATTTTACTAAGGCATCGGCAAAAGAGTTCATCGAAGAGATAGAGAGGCAGGCAGAAGAAGGGGTTGACTTTTTTACAATCCATGCAGGGATTACAAGAAGGACATTAGAAAGGTTTGAAAATAACCAGAGGATTTTAAAGATTGTGTCAAGAGGTGGAGCGCTTTTATACAAATGGATGATGGCAAACAATAAGGAAAATCCACTTTATGAATATTTTGATGATATATTAAAAATATGTAAAAAGCATGATGTTACACTAAGCCTTGGTGATAGTCTAAGGCCAGGTGCTGTGGCAGATGCTACAGATGCGCTTCAAATAGAAGAATTAATCAATTTAGGTGAACTGACACGCCGCGCCTGGGCTGAGGATGTCCAGGTTATGATTGAAGGCCCTGGTCATATGAGGGCAAATGAGATCGCAGCTAACATGATGATTCAAAAAAGGCTTTGTCATGAAGCGCCATTTTATGTTTTAGGACCGCTTACAACTGATATTGCTGCAGGATATGATCACATCTCAGGTGCGATGGGGGCTTTGATTGCAGCGCTAAATGGTGCAGATTTTTTGTGTTATGTCACACCCGCAGAGCATTTAAGGCTGCCCTCTGTGGAGGATGTAAAAGAGGGAATTATAGCCTTTAAGATTGCGGCCCACAGTGCAAATATTGCAAAAGGCTTCAAAAGACCGCTTGAAAAGGATATAGCGATATCAATTGCAAGGTGTGACCTTGATTGGGATAGGATTTTGAATCTTTCTATTGATCCTGAAAAGGCAAAGGAGTATAGGAGCAGCTTTCCAAATGATACCTGTTCAATGTGTGGAAATCTTTGTGCTGTGAAAAATTCAAAGGATGAGATTGTATTATAAGTGTGAGAGGGAATAGCATTTATCTAAACCCAAAAAGAGGCAAGCCACATAAGGAAGGCTTGTCTCTATTTATATTCAATTTTATTTGCTTCAAGTATTTGACGTACTTCGTTAAACTTTTGTAAGGAGTAGACATGCTGTTAATAAATTTAATGGGCATTTGACATTTACAAGATTTAGTGGTATATTATTAGTAGCATATGCCAATAATAATTGAGGGGGTGTAATAGATGAAAATTGGGATTTCTTCAACCGGTAGAGAGCTAAGCAGTTTAATGGATACCCGGTTTGGTAGATGCAGTTATTTTATAATCTACGATACTGCAAATAATTCAACAAAGGCCATCGAAAATCGGGGCCAGGCTTCTGGTGGCGGTGCAGGGATCGCTGCAGCACAGCAGCTGATTGATGAAGATGTGGATGTGGTTATCACAGGTAATGCAGGACCTAATGCATACAAGCTTTTAAAAAATTCTGGTATCAGGGTTTACAGGTGTGGAAGTATAAAAGTAGAGCTGGCCATACAGCTATTTAAAGAAGGTAAATTAGAAGAAATAGTTGAAGCTGGTCCCAGCCATGGCGGGATGGGAATGGGGCATGGAGCAGGTTACAAAGGGGGATGGAATTGAACATAGGTGTCTTAAGTGGCAAGGGAGGAACAGGCAAGACTACTGTGTCCACTAATCTCTCTGTGGTGATGAATGCAAATTATATTGATGGGGATGTGGAAGAACCTAACGGCTTTATCTTTTTACGGCCAAACCTGGTTCATAGTGAAGAGGTTATGGTAGATTATCCTTTTGTAGACAAAGACAAATGTACATTGTGTGGGGAATGTGCAAAAGTATGCCAGTATCATGCATTGTTCAGAACGAAAACGGAGATAATGCTCTTTGAAAAACTCTGTCACGGATGCCATGCCTGCGGTATTGTGTGCAAGTATGGCGCCATATCTTATAAAAAAAGAGCAATAGGTGTTATAGAAGAAGGAAAATATGATAGTATCGTCTGCAAAAGAGGGGTTTTAAATGTAGGAGAGCCAATGGCAGTACCTGTTATAAAGCAGCTATTGGGAAATCTACCTGATGGGATTAATCTTGTCGACTGTGCTCCAGGGACGTCCTGCAATGTTGTAAATACACTCCAATATGTGGATGCAGCTTTGCTGGTAACGGAGCCATCGGCTTTCGGTTTACACGATTTAAAGATGGCGTTAAAACTGGTGCGAAGCCTTAACTTACCCTATGGCGTTATAATTAATAAATACAGTAAAGGTAATGACATGATTCAGGAATTTTGCCAGCAGGAAAAAATTAATGTCATTGGCGTTATACCTTACGGAAAGGATGCAGCGGAGGCATATTCTTCAGGTAAAATGCTTATAGAGTTGTCAGAATACAGGAAAATATTTGAAGAGATTGCGCAAAAAATAAAGGAGGTATTCCTTTGGAGCTAACAGTTATAAGTGGCAAAGGAGGGACTGGTAAAACAACTATAGCTATTGCCCTTGCAGAATTGGCTGGTAACGTAGTAAAGGTGGATTGTGATGTGGATGCTCCGAATATGTATTTATTTTATGATGGAACAGATATAAAAAAAGAATATTTTTATGGCAATAAAAAAGCCGTAATAAATAAAAATTTTTGTACCAACTGTGGTGAATGCGAGAAAGTCTGTAGATTTGACGCCATTAAAAATAATACAGTCAACTTTTATAAATGCGAAGGATGCGGAGCGTGTACACTGGTTTGCCCTCAAAAAGCAATTCAATTAAAGGAAGAAAAAAGTGCTGACATTTATATCACAAAAACTCATAAAGGAATAATCTCCAGGGCACAGATGGAAGTGGGCAGTGATGGTTCAGGAAAACTCATCACTGTATTACGTCAGAACGGAAGAAAGTTTTCACATGAAAATACTATCACGATAATAGACGGTTCACCTGGTATAGGCTGTCCGGTGATATCTTCCGTCACGGGAAGTGATGTGGTGTTGATCGTCACTGAGCCAACTCAATCAGGTTTTGAGGATTTTGTGAGGGTTATGCAACTGTGCAGCCACTTTGGCATTCCAGTAATGGTATGTATAAACAAGTACGATATCAATGAGAAAGTGACAGAGGAAATACAAGCCTATTGCCGGGATAATAATATTTATGTAGCAGGAAAAGTGCCTTATGATGATACGGTTATGAAATCTATAAATGAATTAAAACCTATCATTTATTATGAGGATAGCAGGGCAAATAAGGCTATAAGGCAGATGTGGGATGACATCAAAAGTTATATAGAAAATTTATAAATCATGTTTGGAGGGATTAAAAGATGAAAATAGCGATTGCCAGTGATGGTAACTTTGTAAGCCAGCATTTTGGACATTGTGAAGGGTTTACTATCTATGAGATAGAGGGTAAACAGATAATCACTAAAAATTTTATAGAAAATCCAGGACATAGGCCTGGATACTTGCCACAGTTTCTAAAAGATTTAGGAGTGAATGTGATTATAGCAGGTGGAATGGGCGATTCTGCGCAAAAGCTTTTTGCAGAAAACGGTATAGAGGTTATAGTTGGCGTGTCGGGTATCTGTGATGACGTGATACAGCAGTATTTAAAGGATGAATTAAAATCGACAGGGAGTATATGTAAGGAACATCGCTATGAAGGACGATGCGGGGATTAAAGAAAACAAAAAAGCAAAAAATTTTGAAGACGAGATTTTCTTTATAAAGAAATTATTAGAGAAAAATGGATATAAATTCACAAAGCAAAAAAGAATTATCCTTAAAGAACTATTTAATGCTGATAAACATTTAAATGCAAAGGAAATATACGAAAAGCTAAAGCAAAATAATATTGGTTTAGCTACAGTTTATAGAACCATGAAGTTATTCAACGATTTAGGTATAGTAAAAGAGATAGCAATAGAAGGAGAAAATTATTATGAATTAAAAATATTTGGAAAGAAACCATTACACATTCATTTTCGTTGCATTAAATGTCGCGACATTATAGATGTGGATGAAAGTAGAGTGGCATTAGAGTATTTGCATTTAACTAAAATATTAGAAAATATAAATGGTTTTGATGTTTACGATGTAGATATCATGTTTTCTGGTATATGTAAAAGGTGCAAAGAGGTATTGAAAAATAGCACAAATAAAAATTGACATATGCCCAAAACAATTATATAATATATTATGAGCATAGGCTAATAAGGAGGTGGAGTAGCATGCCAAGAGGAGACGGTACAGGCCCACTGGGATTGGGACCGATGACAGGTAGAGCTGCTGGTTTCTGTGCAGGCTTTACTGTACCGGGATTTATGAATCCAGGCATTGGCTATTACAGAGGTTTCGGTAGAGGTCGTGGTTTTAGATGGAGATACTACTATACGGGAGTTCCCGGTTGGGCTCGTTATGGTTATCCTGTATATGGACAAGTCTATGCACCTCAAATCAATGAAAAAGAATTTCTGACTGAGCAGGCAAAATTTTTGGAAAATCAGCTCCAGGAAATAAAAGAACGATTAAAAGCACTTGGCAAGGATGACGAATAACATATCGCTGTTTTAAGGCAGGAGAAATAACCTGCCTTAAAACAGTGCTATTATTTTTTTGAAATATATGAGCTATTGCCCGTAATATTCCGCAATAATTGCATGTGTTTGAGCCAAAGACAGAAGTTACTACGGTAAAAAGGAGCTGGGAGGATGAAAGAAATTTCGAAAGGAAATCAAGAAATCTGCGCCGGTACTGACAGCATAGGAAATCTTAAGTGCCAAACAAATGAACTAAGTAATATCAAAAAAACTGTAGCGGTATTAAGTGGAAAAGGAGGAGTGGGTAAATCCCTTGTAACATCCCTTCTGGCTGTAATGATGAGGCGAAAAGGTTATGATGTTGGAATTTTGGATGCAGATATCACTGGACCATCAATTCCTCGAATGTTTGGTGCTGACAATTACAGGGTAAGTAGCAGTGAATTGGGTATTTATCCGGCCAGGACCCACAACGATATTAGAATCATGTC comes from Caldanaerobius fijiensis DSM 17918 and encodes:
- a CDS encoding MBL fold metallo-hydrolase RNA specificity domain-containing protein, which produces MKITFLGAAKEVTGSCYLIETSKTKFLVDCGMFQGGEVEEELNYQDFAFDVKDIDFILLTHAHIDHSGRIPLLYKRGYRKRIYATKGTVDLCKYMLPDSGHIQEMENEWKNRKRQRAGKPLREPLYTADEAKDSLSIFYGVDYDELIQPSSDVKFKFNDAGHMLGSSIIEVWISENGNDIKIVFSGDLGNKGTPILREPSLIKDADYVICESTYGDRLHENIEDRSKRLMEIIIRTIKRGGNVIIPSFAVGRTQELLYEIHKNSGKYQKEIEFINNVPVYVDSPLAVSVTNVFKDHLDYFDSEAQEYIKRGDYPLDFPNLHFTHSTEESKALNDIKTPVIIISASGMCEAGRIKHHLKHNLWKPENTILFVGYQAKGTLGRKLLEGEKNVKIFGEDIMVKADIEYIESFSGHADQKGIMDWLSAFSDKPKKIFIVHGEDEAQAVLSDKIKSELGIETIIPSRYDTYDFQKDILVSVELDDIEQLSVEIENKVEEMRLRSEKVLNKLQEFMGKNKAAKNLNDIVKNINSVNENLMRLYRELLE
- a CDS encoding family 4 glycosyl hydrolase, giving the protein MPRVVTAVNEYTKIKAYGFCNIAWSAPDGYKWLASLINRNKEDLDVVTAGLNHFAWLVSIKEKNTGKDLYDEVINAIATREGREFKVMRKWLKEYGLVPMGSVDHHGEYLPYDSDIEYATKPPYHGDERERAEALKNLKDVAEGKVPYDVAFKMLSWEHPVDLAVDIFKKRNKHHDMINLPNKGFIEGIPDGRIVEVPVDVIDGDVIGQKIPPLPQRLTQTLNIISDVHELSAKAAVFGDIKLAEEVIELDFAIPDKEKAKKALHDMIRNHIDILPQFT
- the thiS gene encoding sulfur carrier protein ThiS, which gives rise to MIKVNDKDMNFNGTVKELLIALNINQNSCVVLVNDDIVKRENLEDFYLKEGDHVEIVSFVGGG
- a CDS encoding thiazole synthase; translation: MFEIDGKILKSRLFVGTGKLPDYSLIEKMYYEAGIEVFAVAVRRIGPNTKHTKNVLEYIPKDAIIMVNTSGAMNHKEAVKIAQIGRELTSSDWVKVEIEKDTKYLLPDNYETLKACEILVKEGFKVFPYIYPDLNIAKELEQIGVEAVMPLGSPIGTNKGIGCEVLLKPIINEVKVPVIIDAGIGRPSHAAQAMELGADAVLINTAIATSSDPLKMAIAFSKAVEAGRSAFEIGTLKEYEYAQASSPLDDFIRGVECD
- the thiH gene encoding 2-iminoacetate synthase ThiH — translated: MIEYLQECLKIYSEYENYEPTFSEVMDILSKEYLDRLDLVKLLNVEDEKLIRFMAQKAKRLTEANFGKVILLYAPLYIANYCENGCLYCGFSCLKKYPREKLTFQEMQNEMKKMKDEGLDSIIILTGEDRTNSSFEYIKEACNLALKYFSEVSIEVYPLLEKEYEELSRLGVVGITIYQETYQKEDYEKLHLFGPKKDYEFRLYTPERALNAGFHEACVGPLLGLSNPKKDAYCAILHAEYLMNRFPKAEISISFPRFRDANVGFKPSYIVSDKEYIKFLLVSRIYLPRVGIVISTRERAALRDALMDICITKMSAGSKTTVGGYAVKKEDEHGQFEIDDARSVFEMVNTIAKKGLRAEFTNWVKGVGYELI
- a CDS encoding ubiquitin-activating E1 family protein → MSLFEGKKIVAASGVAGFGDCENIKIKRGKDFSIVGDFCTSIKEKRPYAPKVTAVAAIQADEILRMVNKLEKE
- the thiE gene encoding thiamine phosphate synthase; this encodes MRKNEKLKLFQDYNIYGITAEKFSKGRSNLEVVRDMLESGIKIIQYREKYKTLKEKYYECSEIRRLTREYGALLIVNDHIDLCLMVEADGVHIGQNDFPLKEVGKLLGDEYIIGVTAHTKDQIKEAENCGADYIGVGPIFQSFTKDNPLPPIGLDIVKWCAQNSKIPFVAIGGIKENNIVEVLDMGAKCVALVTEIVGADDIKDKIRRLQDIMRTKSKNI
- the thiC gene encoding phosphomethylpyrimidine synthase ThiC — its product is MKTQMSYAKEGIFTREMELAIQTEEIDKKEFLQKVAEGKIVIPANKNRKRDRYFAIGQGTYVKINVNIGVSESCPSFDYEIQKLEVAKKFDVESVMDLSSGVEASTFRKRLLNEYDFIVGTVPVYQVASKHQDFTKASAKEFIEEIERQAEEGVDFFTIHAGITRRTLERFENNQRILKIVSRGGALLYKWMMANNKENPLYEYFDDILKICKKHDVTLSLGDSLRPGAVADATDALQIEELINLGELTRRAWAEDVQVMIEGPGHMRANEIAANMMIQKRLCHEAPFYVLGPLTTDIAAGYDHISGAMGALIAALNGADFLCYVTPAEHLRLPSVEDVKEGIIAFKIAAHSANIAKGFKRPLEKDIAISIARCDLDWDRILNLSIDPEKAKEYRSSFPNDTCSMCGNLCAVKNSKDEIVL
- a CDS encoding NifB/NifX family molybdenum-iron cluster-binding protein, coding for MKIGISSTGRELSSLMDTRFGRCSYFIIYDTANNSTKAIENRGQASGGGAGIAAAQQLIDEDVDVVITGNAGPNAYKLLKNSGIRVYRCGSIKVELAIQLFKEGKLEEIVEAGPSHGGMGMGHGAGYKGGWN
- a CDS encoding nucleotide-binding protein yields the protein MELNIGVLSGKGGTGKTTVSTNLSVVMNANYIDGDVEEPNGFIFLRPNLVHSEEVMVDYPFVDKDKCTLCGECAKVCQYHALFRTKTEIMLFEKLCHGCHACGIVCKYGAISYKKRAIGVIEEGKYDSIVCKRGVLNVGEPMAVPVIKQLLGNLPDGINLVDCAPGTSCNVVNTLQYVDAALLVTEPSAFGLHDLKMALKLVRSLNLPYGVIINKYSKGNDMIQEFCQQEKINVIGVIPYGKDAAEAYSSGKMLIELSEYRKIFEEIAQKIKEVFLWS
- a CDS encoding ATP-binding protein, producing the protein MELTVISGKGGTGKTTIAIALAELAGNVVKVDCDVDAPNMYLFYDGTDIKKEYFYGNKKAVINKNFCTNCGECEKVCRFDAIKNNTVNFYKCEGCGACTLVCPQKAIQLKEEKSADIYITKTHKGIISRAQMEVGSDGSGKLITVLRQNGRKFSHENTITIIDGSPGIGCPVISSVTGSDVVLIVTEPTQSGFEDFVRVMQLCSHFGIPVMVCINKYDINEKVTEEIQAYCRDNNIYVAGKVPYDDTVMKSINELKPIIYYEDSRANKAIRQMWDDIKSYIENL
- a CDS encoding NifB/NifX family molybdenum-iron cluster-binding protein; the encoded protein is MKIAIASDGNFVSQHFGHCEGFTIYEIEGKQIITKNFIENPGHRPGYLPQFLKDLGVNVIIAGGMGDSAQKLFAENGIEVIVGVSGICDDVIQQYLKDELKSTGSICKEHRYEGRCGD
- a CDS encoding Fur family transcriptional regulator → MKDDAGIKENKKAKNFEDEIFFIKKLLEKNGYKFTKQKRIILKELFNADKHLNAKEIYEKLKQNNIGLATVYRTMKLFNDLGIVKEIAIEGENYYELKIFGKKPLHIHFRCIKCRDIIDVDESRVALEYLHLTKILENINGFDVYDVDIMFSGICKRCKEVLKNSTNKN
- a CDS encoding DUF5320 domain-containing protein, whose amino-acid sequence is MPRGDGTGPLGLGPMTGRAAGFCAGFTVPGFMNPGIGYYRGFGRGRGFRWRYYYTGVPGWARYGYPVYGQVYAPQINEKEFLTEQAKFLENQLQEIKERLKALGKDDE